One Helianthus annuus cultivar XRQ/B chromosome 12, HanXRQr2.0-SUNRISE, whole genome shotgun sequence genomic region harbors:
- the LOC110893463 gene encoding uncharacterized protein LOC110893463 has protein sequence MMNANGFFFFKFKDETGMLNVIMDGPWIIRSQPLFLNSWTPKTKLEKKEVKTVQVWVKIHDIPLAAYTEDGLRLIATTIGKPKMLDSFTTSMCMDAWGRSSYARALIEISADKDFREEITMAILEPEGEGFIKETMYVEYEWSPHRCATCCVFGHSSESCLKQPMKTRKTFQEDPNRNIQK, from the coding sequence atgatgaatgcaaatggctttttctttttcaagttcaaGGATGAAACTGGTATGTTGAATGTGATTATGGATGGCCCTTGGATAATAAGGTCGCAACCGTTGTTTCTTAATAGCTGGACTCCAAAGACAAAATTGGAAAAGAAAGAGGTAAAGACGGTTCAAGTTTGGGTTAAAATTCATGACATTCCTTTAGCCGCTTACACGGAAGATGGTCTTCGTTTAATTGCCACGACGATTGGGAAACCGAAGATGCTGGATTCGTTCACTACGTCTATGTGCATGGATGCATGGGGTAGAAGTAGTTATGCAAGGGCATTGATAGAAATTTCGGCTGACAAAGATTTTCGTGAAGAGATTACAATGGCAATCCTAGAACCTGAGGGAGAAGGATTCATAAAAGAAACGATGTATGTGGAGTACGAATGGAGCCCGCATAGATGTGCTACATGTTGCGTGTTTGGTCATTCCTCTGAAAGTTGTCTGAAGCAGCCTATGAAAACGAGGAAAACCTTTCAGGAGGATCCTAACCGGAATATTCAAAAGTAG